The Desulfosporosinus acidiphilus SJ4 genome has a window encoding:
- a CDS encoding HypC/HybG/HupF family hydrogenase formation chaperone yields MCLAIPAKIVSIDGIIAKVDMMGNERIVSIDLVPEVRIGEYVLVHAGFAIGVIDDQSAKETEELLLEVADAYEEGE; encoded by the coding sequence ATGTGTTTAGCCATTCCAGCTAAGATTGTCTCAATTGACGGTATCATCGCCAAGGTGGATATGATGGGAAATGAACGAATTGTCAGTATTGATTTGGTTCCGGAGGTCAGGATTGGCGAATATGTTTTAGTTCATGCAGGGTTTGCTATTGGGGTTATTGATGATCAGAGCGCCAAAGAAACTGAAGAATTATTGCTGGAGGTTGCCGATGCCTATGAAGAAGGGGAGTAA
- a CDS encoding DUF3842 family protein produces the protein MRIAVIDGQGGGIGKHIVEQLRKGIPELEILALGTNALATGAMLRAGATEGASGESAICYNAGRVDLIAGSVAIIMVYGLLGEITPAMAGAISDSKADKLLIPIQRGNVHFIGVPRTPLPHLIEALVKDVEMRVAESMR, from the coding sequence ATGCGGATAGCTGTTATCGACGGGCAAGGCGGCGGAATTGGCAAACATATCGTAGAGCAGTTGCGTAAAGGAATTCCTGAGTTAGAAATTTTAGCGTTGGGAACCAACGCTTTAGCTACGGGAGCGATGCTGCGCGCCGGAGCAACTGAGGGAGCTTCCGGTGAATCGGCAATTTGCTATAACGCCGGGAGAGTAGATCTCATCGCCGGTTCAGTAGCTATAATTATGGTATATGGCTTGTTGGGAGAAATTACACCCGCTATGGCCGGTGCAATTTCCGACAGCAAAGCTGACAAGCTGCTCATTCCGATCCAACGCGGGAATGTTCATTTCATTGGGGTCCCGCGCACTCCGCTGCCCCATTTAATTGAGGCCTTGGTTAAGGACGTTGAAATGAGAGTTGCTGAAAGTATGCGCTAA
- a CDS encoding YebC/PmpR family DNA-binding transcriptional regulator, whose protein sequence is MSGHSKWANIKHKKGKADAQKGKIFTKLGREIVVASRACGGDVNNFRLKIAIENAKANNVPNENIQRAIQKGTGGAEGSTYEELRYEGYGPGGVAVMIDILTDNRNRTAGEVRHIFSKNGGNMGETGCVGWMFQDKGQLTIPRDGLKLSEDDLMMIALEAGADDLEADAEEFVIYTSPEAMEGVSKAFEEQNIVVSESVLSPVAQNTIEITDAEQARKLVHLMETLEDHDDTQGVYSNFELSEELADQEF, encoded by the coding sequence ATGTCGGGACATTCAAAATGGGCAAACATTAAGCATAAAAAAGGCAAAGCAGATGCCCAAAAGGGAAAAATCTTTACTAAACTTGGACGAGAAATCGTCGTAGCTTCTCGAGCTTGTGGCGGGGACGTTAATAATTTTCGTTTAAAAATTGCCATAGAAAATGCTAAAGCAAATAATGTACCCAATGAAAATATTCAAAGGGCTATTCAGAAGGGAACCGGGGGCGCCGAAGGGTCAACTTATGAAGAATTGCGTTATGAAGGTTACGGTCCCGGCGGGGTCGCAGTCATGATTGATATTCTGACGGACAATCGTAATCGAACAGCGGGTGAGGTGCGTCATATTTTCTCCAAAAATGGCGGAAATATGGGTGAAACCGGGTGTGTTGGATGGATGTTCCAGGACAAGGGTCAGTTGACGATTCCCCGTGATGGACTTAAGTTGTCTGAGGATGATTTAATGATGATCGCCTTGGAAGCAGGGGCAGACGATTTAGAAGCGGATGCGGAGGAGTTTGTGATTTACACTTCACCGGAAGCTATGGAAGGTGTAAGCAAGGCGTTTGAGGAGCAGAACATCGTTGTCAGTGAATCGGTGCTCAGCCCGGTTGCCCAAAATACCATCGAAATTACCGATGCTGAACAAGCTCGCAAACTTGTTCATTTAATGGAGACCCTGGAAGATCATGACGATACCCAAGGGGTGTATTCTAATTTTGAATTATCTGAGGAACTGGCAGATCAAGAGTTTTAG
- the hypD gene encoding hydrogenase formation protein HypD yields MPMKKGSKEVLAKAEEYLAEIQALAVKPFTIMEVCGTHTVAIAKNALRELLPPTVRLISGPGCPVCVTDSSDIDRYLHLAAQPNVITTTFGDMIRVPGSDKNLQALKAEGADVRVVYSTQDALEIAKKNPEKDVVFLGVGFETTTPTVAVSLDIAKREGINNYSVLSMHKVVPPVLRLLAEDKELEVDAFLDPGHVCAIIGTKPIEFMAEEFGKPGVVTGFEALDILEAVVMLLRQRQQGRSEIEIQYRRVAKVEGNPHAQMIVQKVFEPVDASWRGMGLIPKSGLGIREEYASWDAARKFSLPVFHSPETPGCQCGEVLKGRIYPTQCALFGKRCTPLKPVGPCMVSSEGSCAAYYRYFQRSDD; encoded by the coding sequence ATGCCTATGAAGAAGGGGAGTAAGGAGGTATTAGCTAAGGCAGAAGAGTATCTTGCGGAGATACAGGCCTTAGCCGTCAAGCCTTTTACAATTATGGAAGTCTGCGGAACTCATACAGTGGCTATCGCTAAAAATGCCTTAAGGGAGTTGCTGCCGCCAACGGTCCGCTTAATCTCCGGTCCGGGATGTCCTGTATGTGTAACAGACAGCAGTGACATTGATCGCTATTTGCATCTGGCTGCTCAACCTAATGTTATCACTACAACCTTTGGTGATATGATCAGAGTTCCCGGCAGTGATAAGAATTTGCAGGCCTTAAAGGCAGAAGGTGCCGATGTTCGGGTCGTATATTCAACCCAGGATGCGCTGGAAATTGCCAAGAAGAACCCTGAGAAGGACGTTGTTTTTCTGGGAGTGGGTTTTGAAACTACTACTCCCACAGTAGCTGTCAGCTTGGATATCGCTAAGCGAGAAGGGATTAACAATTACAGCGTTCTGTCAATGCATAAGGTTGTTCCTCCCGTTTTAAGGCTATTGGCAGAAGATAAGGAACTGGAAGTGGACGCGTTTCTGGATCCCGGACATGTCTGTGCCATTATTGGAACGAAACCAATAGAATTTATGGCTGAAGAATTCGGCAAACCGGGGGTTGTGACAGGATTTGAGGCTCTGGACATTTTAGAGGCTGTTGTAATGCTGCTTCGCCAGCGACAGCAGGGACGTTCGGAAATCGAAATTCAATATCGCCGAGTTGCCAAGGTGGAAGGTAACCCTCACGCTCAAATGATTGTGCAGAAGGTTTTTGAACCGGTGGATGCCTCCTGGAGAGGAATGGGGCTGATTCCGAAAAGTGGCTTGGGAATTCGGGAGGAGTATGCTTCTTGGGATGCAGCTCGCAAATTTTCCTTACCGGTTTTCCATTCGCCTGAGACACCAGGGTGTCAATGCGGCGAAGTTTTGAAAGGACGAATTTATCCTACTCAATGTGCCTTATTTGGTAAACGCTGTACGCCTCTTAAACCCGTTGGGCCCTGTATGGTCTCTTCAGAAGGGTCTTGCGCAGCTTATTACCGATATTTTCAAAGGAGCGATGATTAA
- the ruvC gene encoding crossover junction endodeoxyribonuclease RuvC has translation MIILGIDPGTAIMGYGLIEQKGNRLRALNYSCWRTSAHTPLAERLLILYNQICPFLREHHPDHIAVEELFFNRNTTTAISVGQARGIILLAGAQQSIPIYEYTPLQVKQSVVGYGRAEKQQVQQMVKGLLGLDKIPKPDDTADALAIAICHAHSFALERRMEDFR, from the coding sequence ATGATTATTTTAGGGATTGATCCGGGAACTGCAATTATGGGTTATGGCCTCATTGAACAAAAAGGAAATCGCCTGAGGGCACTGAATTATTCATGTTGGCGCACGTCTGCTCATACACCTTTGGCAGAACGTTTACTGATACTTTACAATCAAATCTGTCCTTTTCTAAGGGAACATCACCCTGATCATATTGCCGTTGAGGAGCTCTTTTTCAACCGCAATACTACCACCGCCATATCTGTAGGGCAGGCCCGGGGGATTATCTTGTTAGCGGGGGCACAACAGAGCATTCCCATCTATGAATATACTCCCCTGCAAGTGAAACAATCGGTTGTAGGCTATGGAAGAGCTGAGAAACAGCAAGTTCAGCAAATGGTGAAGGGATTATTAGGTCTGGACAAGATTCCTAAGCCCGATGATACGGCTGATGCTTTAGCTATAGCGATTTGCCATGCCCACAGCTTCGCCTTAGAACGGAGAATGGAGGATTTCCGATGA
- the hypF gene encoding carbamoyltransferase HypF yields the protein MKKSESWKKEMTLNAKKIYLNGIVQGVGFRPFVFKLAEELDIKGWVNNSSKGVTIHAEGESLDVFFQRLLSDAPPLAKILSIRSEEARAESYESFKITQSEAQQEADVLISPDVATCQDCLQDMAEENNRRFEYPFTNCTNCGPRYTIIRDVPYDRAQTTMSTFPMCEACGEEYQNPRDRRFHAQPVACKNCGPKVKLLDSSGQQLSGIGIEQLLQGGILAVKGLGGFHLVCDARNEQAIERLRKRKERGAKPFALMARSIEKARKEVKIENKQEELLLSPAAPIVILERVQNFSSSLPENIAPGIHTLGVMLPYTPLHHLLFKGPYDFLIVTSANLSGRPLIYRNEEALTALQGIADYFLVHDREIYHPCDDSVVQVIGEEPVFLRRARGYVPLPIVLTSSRFKKPLLGVGGDLKNAFCLAHNQRAFLSQYLGDLEGFETMERFQQELESFQRVVNITPSVIAHDKHPNYYSTRFAQEEDYPKLPVQHHHAHLVSVLGEWNISEPTLGIICDGTGFGSDHCIWGFEVLYGNAASCERLGHLEYLPLPGGDAGVKHPLRIAYAYLKTLLAEEDWLKTLPLWKSFSQNERQILDRQLEKKIQVFQTSSAGRLFDAVSGLMGICTEVTYEGQAAIELESEAARFFKQSLSESTDGRAEVISEYPFELRTEEGEYILGVAPLFKSMVLDLTQGISRGKIAYRFHLTMARAIAELAKKFQKEGFLALSGGVFQNKLLTELVLQNLETTNLKVIRSRTLPPGDGGLAFGQVLIANEVL from the coding sequence ATGAAGAAATCAGAAAGCTGGAAGAAGGAAATGACCCTAAATGCGAAGAAAATATATTTAAATGGAATTGTCCAAGGAGTGGGTTTTCGTCCTTTCGTATTTAAACTTGCTGAGGAATTAGACATTAAAGGATGGGTCAATAATTCGAGCAAGGGTGTGACTATTCATGCCGAGGGGGAATCTCTTGATGTTTTCTTTCAGCGTTTGCTTTCCGATGCACCGCCGTTAGCCAAAATATTATCGATTCGATCTGAAGAAGCCAGAGCGGAGAGTTACGAATCTTTTAAGATCACTCAAAGCGAAGCTCAACAGGAAGCGGACGTTTTAATCTCTCCTGATGTTGCTACTTGCCAGGATTGTTTGCAAGACATGGCGGAAGAGAACAACCGTCGTTTTGAGTATCCTTTTACTAATTGTACAAATTGCGGACCACGCTATACGATTATTCGTGATGTGCCTTATGACCGTGCCCAAACAACCATGTCAACGTTTCCTATGTGTGAAGCTTGTGGAGAGGAATATCAAAATCCCCGGGACCGGCGTTTTCATGCCCAGCCAGTTGCCTGTAAAAATTGCGGACCGAAGGTTAAGCTGCTTGATAGTTCAGGTCAGCAGCTTTCCGGGATTGGCATTGAACAATTGCTTCAGGGAGGGATTCTTGCAGTAAAGGGACTCGGCGGATTTCATCTGGTTTGTGATGCTCGCAACGAACAGGCAATAGAACGTTTGCGCAAGCGCAAAGAACGGGGAGCCAAACCCTTTGCTCTTATGGCCAGATCCATAGAAAAAGCACGTAAAGAAGTGAAAATAGAAAATAAACAAGAGGAATTATTACTAAGCCCGGCTGCTCCCATCGTGATTTTGGAGCGTGTTCAAAACTTTTCTTCATCATTGCCGGAGAACATTGCTCCCGGTATTCATACCCTTGGAGTGATGCTGCCCTATACGCCGCTTCACCATCTTCTTTTTAAAGGGCCTTATGATTTTCTCATCGTAACCAGCGCCAATCTCAGCGGTCGCCCTTTGATCTATAGGAATGAGGAGGCTTTGACAGCTCTGCAAGGTATCGCTGATTATTTTTTAGTACACGACCGGGAGATATATCATCCTTGCGACGATTCGGTGGTACAAGTCATAGGAGAGGAACCGGTTTTTTTACGCAGGGCCAGAGGTTATGTGCCCTTGCCGATTGTGCTGACGTCTTCTCGCTTTAAGAAACCACTCTTGGGAGTCGGCGGGGATTTAAAGAATGCTTTCTGTTTAGCACATAATCAACGCGCTTTTTTAAGTCAGTATCTCGGGGACTTGGAAGGTTTCGAGACAATGGAGCGCTTTCAACAGGAATTGGAATCCTTCCAACGGGTCGTCAACATCACCCCTTCTGTCATAGCCCACGATAAACATCCTAATTATTATTCAACGAGATTTGCTCAAGAGGAGGACTATCCCAAATTGCCGGTTCAGCATCATCATGCTCATCTAGTGAGTGTCTTGGGAGAATGGAACATATCTGAACCTACTTTGGGAATTATTTGTGACGGGACAGGTTTTGGCAGCGATCATTGTATCTGGGGTTTTGAAGTTCTCTATGGAAATGCAGCAAGTTGCGAACGCCTGGGACATCTTGAGTATTTGCCGCTTCCCGGCGGAGATGCGGGGGTTAAACATCCTCTGCGCATTGCCTATGCTTACCTCAAAACGCTTCTTGCAGAGGAAGATTGGCTGAAAACGCTGCCTTTATGGAAGTCTTTTTCCCAGAATGAACGCCAAATTTTAGATCGCCAGTTAGAAAAGAAGATTCAAGTTTTTCAGACTTCCAGTGCGGGTCGACTCTTTGATGCAGTCAGCGGTTTGATGGGGATTTGTACTGAGGTGACTTATGAAGGACAAGCCGCTATCGAATTAGAGAGCGAAGCAGCAAGATTTTTTAAACAATCATTGTCTGAGAGCACCGACGGCAGAGCAGAGGTGATTTCAGAGTATCCGTTTGAATTAAGAACAGAGGAGGGCGAATATATTCTTGGAGTTGCACCGCTTTTTAAATCAATGGTGCTGGACTTGACGCAAGGGATATCTCGCGGAAAAATTGCCTATCGTTTTCACCTGACTATGGCACGAGCTATCGCAGAGCTGGCCAAGAAATTTCAAAAGGAAGGTTTTCTTGCCTTAAGCGGTGGAGTGTTCCAAAATAAACTTCTGACAGAGTTAGTTCTTCAGAACTTAGAAACTACAAATCTCAAAGTCATACGTTCTCGGACCTTGCCGCCAGGAGACGGCGGGCTGGCTTTCGGACAAGTATTAATTGCAAACGAGGTGTTATAA
- a CDS encoding SpoIID/LytB domain-containing protein has product MLWSVRRWPFLLLIVFGLMAIQAQTCQAKEISVKLVWKFGQAGWVEIQVREGSYQLVCDDKTINFPQDSTLQIGWGGWSPILRINQGDFQTLKGTRLEIKGEENGSLRVRTPDGKKAVYRGKLTMDWQRDHWQLMNQLDSEDYLKGVVPIEMSNSWAKYGLEALKAQAVAARTYLMKQTQHRETITDSPDIDQAYAGMNVEGEASAAVEATRGKILVDGQSGEPIEALYSAHSGGYSEDAKNVWGNSDIHNVAHPDPFSDEIGGAAGRWHFVVSAPQLGSAFGLGPIKKVKLDKFVSGRVKNVILTDSFGNSLSISGRKFVQAFYPFGQEIQANAFLGTLFKTYNFPTSEIEANFRGVPPLLGVLDYGRLRDSSERYPANSGPRLSKIVSSSLGVSPVPQPYGVFIFEGRGWGHGAGMSQWGAYHMAQLGYSYADILHFYYSNVSIATADGNGA; this is encoded by the coding sequence ATGCTCTGGAGTGTTCGGCGCTGGCCTTTTTTATTGTTAATTGTTTTTGGGCTCATGGCGATTCAGGCCCAAACGTGCCAAGCCAAGGAAATTTCAGTTAAACTAGTCTGGAAGTTCGGACAAGCCGGATGGGTTGAAATTCAAGTTAGAGAAGGGTCCTATCAATTAGTTTGTGATGATAAGACGATAAATTTCCCTCAAGATTCTACTCTCCAAATTGGCTGGGGAGGGTGGAGTCCGATTTTGAGGATTAACCAGGGAGATTTTCAAACCTTAAAAGGAACTCGGCTGGAGATCAAGGGTGAAGAGAACGGCAGTCTCCGGGTTAGAACGCCGGATGGTAAGAAGGCAGTCTATCGCGGCAAACTGACCATGGATTGGCAAAGGGATCACTGGCAATTGATGAATCAACTGGACAGTGAAGACTATCTAAAGGGTGTTGTGCCCATTGAGATGAGTAATTCATGGGCTAAGTACGGTCTGGAGGCATTAAAAGCACAGGCTGTGGCGGCGAGGACTTATCTTATGAAGCAGACTCAGCATCGTGAAACTATCACGGATTCTCCGGATATTGACCAGGCTTATGCCGGTATGAATGTAGAAGGAGAAGCCTCTGCCGCCGTTGAGGCGACGCGGGGGAAGATCCTGGTTGACGGGCAAAGCGGTGAACCCATTGAAGCCTTGTATTCTGCCCATAGCGGAGGATATTCTGAAGATGCTAAGAATGTATGGGGAAATTCCGATATTCACAATGTAGCCCATCCTGATCCATTTTCTGACGAAATTGGAGGAGCAGCGGGCCGCTGGCATTTTGTTGTTTCTGCGCCGCAGTTGGGTTCCGCTTTTGGCTTAGGACCGATTAAAAAGGTGAAACTTGATAAATTTGTTTCCGGTCGGGTTAAAAACGTCATACTAACGGATAGCTTTGGCAACTCTTTATCCATCTCGGGCCGAAAATTTGTTCAGGCTTTTTATCCTTTTGGCCAAGAAATACAAGCGAATGCTTTTTTGGGGACATTATTTAAGACCTATAATTTTCCCACAAGCGAAATAGAAGCTAACTTTCGGGGTGTGCCCCCCTTGCTGGGGGTTTTAGATTACGGAAGGCTTAGAGATTCTTCGGAGCGATACCCGGCCAATTCAGGACCGCGTCTTTCCAAGATCGTCAGTTCTTCTTTAGGGGTTAGTCCGGTTCCTCAGCCCTACGGTGTTTTTATCTTTGAAGGAAGAGGCTGGGGTCACGGCGCAGGGATGTCTCAATGGGGAGCCTATCATATGGCGCAGTTGGGATATAGCTACGCAGATATTTTGCATTTCTACTATAGTAATGTGTCGATTGCAACAGCTGATGGAAATGGTGCTTAA
- the hypE gene encoding hydrogenase expression/formation protein HypE encodes MERILMAHGSGGRLSHELITSLFQKYLGNSFLNQMNDATILPGQEQLAITTDSFVVSPLFFRGGNIGRLAVCGTVNDLAVSGAAPMFLSLALILEEGLPIAELEQIIQSIAETAKEANIAIVCGDTKVVERGSADKLFINTTGIGYVSRTLVNPQQIQPGDVILVTGTIGDHEIAILSEREGLEFETPVTSDCAPLNGLIDCFFQTGVKCMRDPTRGGVATTLNELAQQGGVCMLLDEEALPILPGVKGACDMLGLDPLYLANEGKALVIVKPEAAETILHKMHSHPLGQGAAQIGVVMEGKPGLVLLKTPLGGKRILGMLEGEHLPRIC; translated from the coding sequence ATGGAACGCATTTTGATGGCCCATGGAAGCGGCGGACGGCTTAGCCACGAATTAATCACCTCTCTTTTTCAAAAGTATTTAGGGAATTCTTTTTTGAATCAAATGAATGACGCAACAATACTGCCGGGGCAGGAGCAACTGGCCATAACGACAGATTCCTTTGTGGTTTCCCCTTTGTTTTTTCGCGGAGGAAATATCGGCAGACTGGCAGTATGCGGAACAGTCAATGATCTAGCGGTAAGCGGCGCGGCCCCTATGTTTTTATCCTTAGCGTTAATTTTGGAGGAGGGCTTACCGATTGCGGAACTGGAGCAAATTATTCAGAGCATAGCAGAAACTGCTAAGGAAGCCAATATTGCTATTGTCTGCGGTGATACCAAAGTCGTGGAACGGGGAAGTGCCGACAAGTTGTTTATAAATACAACAGGCATAGGCTATGTCTCTCGCACGTTAGTTAATCCTCAGCAAATTCAGCCAGGAGATGTGATACTTGTCACCGGAACAATCGGAGATCATGAGATTGCTATTTTGTCAGAACGTGAAGGACTTGAGTTTGAAACCCCGGTGACTAGCGACTGTGCGCCTCTCAACGGCCTTATTGATTGTTTTTTTCAAACAGGGGTAAAATGTATGCGTGACCCCACCCGGGGCGGGGTAGCAACCACCTTAAATGAATTAGCTCAACAAGGGGGAGTATGCATGCTTTTGGATGAAGAGGCCCTGCCAATCCTGCCAGGGGTAAAAGGAGCCTGCGATATGCTGGGACTTGACCCTCTTTACCTGGCTAATGAAGGTAAGGCTTTAGTCATTGTCAAACCTGAGGCAGCGGAGACAATCCTTCATAAAATGCATTCTCATCCCTTGGGTCAAGGAGCTGCCCAAATAGGGGTAGTTATGGAAGGAAAACCAGGACTTGTGCTCTTGAAAACTCCTCTTGGCGGGAAGCGAATCCTTGGCATGCTTGAAGGCGAGCACTTGCCGCGGATTTGTTAA
- the cysK gene encoding cysteine synthase A has translation MRVVDSIMDLIGQTPLVRLQRIVKPGMANIYVKMEAFNPGGSIKDRIALGMIKDAEARGTLRPGGTIVEPTSGNTGIGLAMIAAARGYRLIVVMPETMSIERRLLMAAYGAEFVLTPGPAGMNGAIEEAKRLVRENSGYFMPQQFENPANPEAHRKSTALELLDQLNPIDAFVAGIGTGGTITGVGEVLKEHLPKLKIIGVEPASSPVISGGKAGPHKIQGIGAGFVPKVLNTTILDQIVTVQNDDALETARKLARVEGMLVGISSGAAVSAALQAASDLGEGKNVVVVAPDTGERYLSTELFANRS, from the coding sequence ATGCGAGTTGTAGATTCGATTATGGATTTGATTGGCCAAACGCCTTTAGTAAGGTTACAAAGAATAGTAAAACCGGGAATGGCAAATATTTATGTTAAGATGGAAGCCTTTAATCCCGGAGGGAGCATTAAAGACCGGATTGCCTTGGGCATGATCAAGGATGCCGAAGCACGAGGTACCCTTCGTCCCGGTGGGACCATCGTGGAACCGACCAGCGGAAACACTGGGATTGGCTTAGCCATGATTGCTGCTGCACGCGGCTATCGCCTGATTGTAGTCATGCCTGAAACGATGAGTATTGAGCGACGATTGCTAATGGCGGCTTATGGCGCAGAATTTGTACTGACTCCGGGGCCGGCAGGCATGAACGGCGCCATTGAAGAAGCTAAGCGGCTTGTAAGGGAAAACTCTGGTTATTTTATGCCGCAGCAATTTGAAAATCCGGCAAATCCGGAAGCCCATCGTAAAAGTACTGCTTTAGAGCTTTTAGATCAACTCAACCCGATTGATGCTTTTGTAGCCGGTATTGGCACCGGCGGGACGATCACAGGAGTTGGCGAGGTCTTAAAGGAACATCTGCCCAAGCTGAAAATTATTGGCGTAGAACCTGCGTCCTCGCCGGTGATCTCCGGGGGAAAAGCCGGACCTCATAAAATACAAGGAATCGGCGCCGGATTTGTGCCCAAGGTTCTGAATACAACAATTCTTGATCAGATTGTTACTGTTCAGAATGATGATGCTTTAGAGACGGCGCGAAAACTTGCCCGGGTCGAGGGGATGTTAGTGGGTATTTCCTCCGGAGCCGCCGTAAGTGCAGCGCTTCAAGCCGCAAGTGATTTAGGTGAAGGCAAAAACGTCGTCGTTGTTGCTCCCGATACCGGAGAGCGGTATTTAAGCACCGAACTTTTTGCCAATCGCAGCTAG
- the ruvB gene encoding Holliday junction branch migration DNA helicase RuvB, whose amino-acid sequence MEERLVAPQEQLSDQEGEALRPNRMKEYIGQKKVKDNLSIFIQAASTRGEALDHVLLYGPPGLGKTTLANIIASEMGVSIRTTSGPAIERPGDLAAILTALEPRDVLFIDEIHRLNSSTEEILYSAMEDGCLDIVIGKGPSARSIRLSLPPFTLVGATTRAGQLTSPLRDRFGVISRLEFYEVDDLKNIILRAASILKLEITDEGADEIARRSRGTPRVGNRLLKRVRDFALVWGDGIVTQTIARDALNRLEVDPVGLDNIDQKTLRTIIETFAGGPVGLDTLASTIGEESETLEDVVEPFLLQMGFLQRTPRGRMATARAYQHFGYALPQKFMAEEGRPGI is encoded by the coding sequence ATCGAAGAGCGTTTGGTAGCTCCGCAAGAACAACTTTCAGATCAAGAAGGGGAAGCTTTGCGCCCCAATCGAATGAAGGAATATATCGGGCAAAAAAAAGTTAAAGATAATCTCAGTATTTTTATCCAGGCTGCATCGACCCGGGGGGAAGCTTTAGACCACGTCTTATTATATGGTCCTCCCGGTTTGGGCAAGACGACTTTGGCTAATATCATCGCCTCGGAAATGGGTGTGAGTATCCGGACGACTTCCGGACCTGCCATTGAGCGGCCCGGCGACTTGGCGGCTATTTTAACAGCGTTGGAACCGCGGGATGTCTTGTTTATTGATGAGATTCATCGCTTAAATAGTTCGACAGAAGAAATCCTCTACTCTGCTATGGAGGATGGTTGTTTAGATATTGTGATCGGGAAAGGCCCCAGTGCCCGCTCGATTCGCCTCTCCTTACCGCCTTTTACATTGGTGGGGGCTACAACCCGTGCCGGTCAGTTAACCTCGCCCTTGCGGGATCGTTTTGGTGTTATCAGCAGACTCGAATTTTATGAAGTTGATGACTTAAAAAACATCATTCTGAGGGCAGCAAGCATCTTAAAGTTAGAAATAACCGATGAGGGTGCCGATGAAATTGCCCGTCGTTCGCGTGGTACTCCCCGAGTAGGAAATCGATTGTTAAAGCGGGTCAGAGATTTTGCCTTGGTGTGGGGAGATGGGATTGTAACACAGACCATTGCCCGGGACGCCCTCAATCGCTTAGAAGTTGATCCGGTAGGGTTGGATAATATCGACCAAAAAACATTAAGAACCATAATTGAAACATTTGCCGGAGGGCCCGTCGGCTTGGACACTTTAGCATCTACCATAGGAGAAGAGTCTGAGACCTTGGAGGATGTCGTAGAGCCCTTTCTCCTGCAGATGGGTTTCTTACAACGTACCCCCCGGGGGCGAATGGCAACGGCAAGGGCCTATCAACACTTCGGCTATGCTCTGCCGCAAAAATTCATGGCTGAAGAGGGCCGCCCAGGCATATAA
- the ruvA gene encoding Holliday junction branch migration protein RuvA — MIGMLRGTVWEIQAERLVLDVQGTGYLLTVPSGLLAKVFPGQKLVLYTHVVMREDDLSLYGFMSLGEKQLFLEMLGVSGIGPKAAISLLSTFGAAQIESAIVSENLNLLTKVPGIGKKIAQRLILELKEKFKGLSLVSNNQETTMADLNPTQHSDALQTLLALGFGLEEARRALGHAGKDGGDLPTEEQVKKALRKLAGG, encoded by the coding sequence ATGATAGGAATGTTGCGCGGGACAGTTTGGGAAATCCAAGCGGAACGTTTAGTGCTGGATGTCCAGGGAACTGGCTATTTGCTGACGGTACCAAGCGGTCTTTTAGCCAAGGTTTTTCCGGGTCAGAAACTTGTTCTTTATACTCATGTGGTGATGCGTGAGGATGATTTATCTCTTTATGGATTCATGTCCCTGGGGGAAAAACAACTATTTTTAGAGATGCTGGGTGTTTCGGGCATTGGTCCCAAGGCCGCCATATCGTTATTGTCCACCTTTGGAGCAGCACAGATAGAAAGTGCTATCGTTAGTGAAAATCTTAATCTCTTAACAAAGGTTCCAGGGATAGGAAAGAAAATTGCCCAACGCTTAATTTTAGAACTTAAAGAGAAGTTTAAAGGACTCTCCTTAGTTTCAAATAATCAGGAAACAACCATGGCTGATTTGAATCCGACCCAGCATTCCGATGCCCTTCAAACCTTGCTGGCTCTTGGCTTCGGCCTGGAGGAAGCCAGACGGGCCCTGGGTCACGCCGGAAAAGACGGAGGAGATTTACCCACGGAGGAGCAAGTGAAAAAAGCCTTGCGCAAGCTGGCGGGAGGTTGA